Proteins from a single region of Amycolatopsis sp. CA-230715:
- a CDS encoding acyl-CoA dehydrogenase family protein, producing MTLTDDEKQMVALVAEFVDERVRPRVREFEADDVYPAEFIDEMKKLGFFGLLAPAEYGGVDVSTACFARVTEELARGWMSLAGAIGGHSVITYLIKTFGTAAQREKYLPAMAEGRIRATMALTEPGGGSDLQAMRTHADPDGDRWSITGSKTWISNAAHSGLIGLLCITDRDSSPAHRGMSVLLVEPGDGMTISKKLPKLGYRGVEACEIVFEEHDVPGDAVLGGTPNRGWAHMMRGLEVGRVQVASRALGVGQAALDDAVKYAQERESFGKPIWKHQSVGNLLADMATKMRAARLLTLDAAEKLDAGERADLEAGMAKLFASETAMQVALDALRVHGGYGYSKEYDVERYFRDAPLMIVGEGTNEIQRNVIAAQLIARNRI from the coding sequence ATGACGCTCACCGACGACGAAAAGCAGATGGTCGCCCTCGTCGCGGAGTTCGTGGACGAACGGGTCCGCCCGCGCGTGCGCGAGTTCGAGGCGGACGACGTCTACCCGGCCGAGTTCATCGACGAGATGAAGAAGCTCGGGTTCTTCGGGTTGCTCGCCCCTGCCGAATACGGTGGCGTCGACGTGAGCACCGCTTGTTTCGCGCGGGTGACCGAGGAACTGGCGCGCGGCTGGATGAGCCTGGCCGGGGCGATCGGCGGGCACTCCGTCATCACCTACCTGATCAAGACCTTCGGCACCGCGGCACAACGCGAGAAGTACCTGCCCGCGATGGCCGAAGGCCGCATCCGCGCGACCATGGCGCTCACCGAACCCGGCGGCGGCAGCGATCTGCAGGCCATGCGCACTCACGCCGATCCCGACGGCGACAGGTGGTCGATCACCGGGTCGAAGACGTGGATCTCCAACGCCGCGCACTCCGGGTTGATCGGCCTGCTCTGCATCACCGATCGCGATTCCTCCCCCGCGCACCGCGGGATGAGCGTCCTGCTCGTCGAACCCGGCGACGGCATGACCATCTCCAAGAAGCTCCCCAAACTCGGCTACCGCGGCGTCGAAGCCTGCGAAATCGTCTTCGAAGAACACGACGTGCCCGGTGACGCCGTGCTCGGCGGCACCCCGAACCGCGGCTGGGCACACATGATGCGCGGTCTCGAAGTCGGCCGCGTCCAGGTCGCTTCGCGTGCACTCGGCGTCGGCCAGGCCGCACTCGACGACGCCGTGAAATACGCCCAGGAACGGGAATCCTTCGGCAAACCCATCTGGAAGCACCAATCCGTCGGCAACCTCCTCGCCGACATGGCCACCAAGATGCGCGCCGCCAGACTCCTCACCCTCGACGCCGCCGAAAAGCTCGACGCGGGCGAACGCGCCGACCTGGAAGCAGGAATGGCGAAGCTGTTCGCCTCCGAAACCGCCATGCAAGTCGCACTCGACGCCCTCCGGGTCCACGGCGGCTACGGCTATTCCAAGGAATACGACGTCGAACGCTACTTCCGCGACGCGCCCCTGATGATCGTCGGCGAGGGCACCAACGAAATCCAGCGCAACGTGATCGCCGCCCAGCTCATCGCCCGCAACAGGATCTGA
- a CDS encoding HpcH/HpaI aldolase/citrate lyase family protein produces MTARAGDAATMLFVPGDRPDRFAKAAAAGADLVVLDLEDAVAPDRKAEARGHVARWVAGNPGCAVRVNAAETPWQGEDLAVVSRYECVVMLPKADPAAARAVTNELIALVETARGVLDAREVAAVPNVRRLAFGSFDLAAELGVDPADRDALAPARSALVLASAAAGLSGPVDGVTADLHDETVLTDDVRYARRLGFTGKLCVHPKQVPIAAAALCPTGEEVRWARSVLGAASHGGAAAVRGQLVDKPVLDRARRILRYAPEGNGR; encoded by the coding sequence GTGACCGCGCGGGCAGGTGACGCCGCCACGATGCTGTTCGTCCCGGGTGACCGCCCTGACCGGTTCGCGAAGGCGGCCGCGGCCGGGGCGGATCTGGTGGTGCTGGACCTGGAGGACGCGGTCGCCCCGGACCGGAAAGCGGAGGCGCGCGGGCACGTGGCGCGCTGGGTCGCCGGCAACCCTGGGTGCGCGGTGCGCGTCAACGCCGCCGAAACCCCTTGGCAGGGCGAAGATTTGGCGGTCGTGTCCCGGTACGAATGTGTCGTCATGCTGCCGAAGGCTGACCCGGCCGCGGCCCGCGCTGTCACGAACGAGCTGATCGCGCTGGTCGAAACCGCGCGGGGCGTTCTTGACGCACGAGAAGTCGCGGCGGTGCCGAACGTGCGGCGCCTCGCGTTCGGCAGCTTCGATCTCGCCGCGGAGCTGGGTGTGGACCCAGCCGATCGGGACGCCCTCGCCCCGGCCAGGAGCGCGCTGGTGCTCGCCTCGGCGGCAGCGGGGTTGTCCGGTCCCGTCGATGGGGTCACCGCCGACCTCCACGACGAAACGGTGCTCACCGACGACGTCCGGTACGCCAGGCGGCTGGGGTTCACCGGAAAGCTGTGCGTACACCCGAAACAGGTCCCGATCGCCGCCGCGGCCCTGTGCCCGACCGGCGAGGAGGTGCGCTGGGCGCGGTCCGTCCTCGGCGCGGCGAGCCACGGTGGCGCGGCGGCGGTGCGCGGTCAGCTGGTTGACAAGCCGGTCCTCGACCGCGCCCGGCGCATCCTCCGGTACGCACCAGAAGGGAACGGGCGATGA
- a CDS encoding acyl-CoA dehydrogenase family protein, with the protein MAAVSPEDFRPIVELVRDFVRTKVIPRELEIMNDDAIPGDLRAQAAEMGLFGYAIPQEWGGLGLDLSQDVELAMEFGYTSLALRSMFGTNNGIAGQVLVNFGTDAQKAEWLERIASGEVVASFALTEPGAGSNPAGLRAKAVRDGDGWVLDGGKRFITNAPIADLFVVFARTRPADESGPGIAVFLVPADRPGVEVGPKDAKMGQEGAWTADVTFSNVRVPASSLVGGDEDAGYRAAMTSLARGRVHIAALAVGTAQRALDESVAYAASATQGGTPIGEFQLVQAMLADQQTGVMAGRALVREAAARYVSGEDRRLGPSAAKLYCTEMAGKVADLAVQIHGGTGYMREVPVERIYRDVRLLRLYEGTSEIQRLIIGGGLIRGAKR; encoded by the coding sequence ATGGCAGCCGTGAGCCCCGAGGACTTCCGCCCGATCGTCGAGCTGGTGCGTGATTTCGTGCGGACGAAGGTGATCCCGCGCGAGCTGGAGATCATGAACGACGACGCGATTCCCGGCGACCTGCGTGCGCAGGCGGCGGAGATGGGGTTGTTCGGCTACGCGATCCCGCAGGAGTGGGGCGGGCTCGGGCTCGATCTGTCCCAGGACGTCGAGCTGGCGATGGAGTTCGGGTACACGTCGCTGGCGCTGCGGTCGATGTTCGGCACCAACAACGGCATCGCCGGGCAAGTGCTGGTCAACTTCGGCACCGACGCGCAGAAGGCGGAATGGCTGGAGCGCATCGCTTCGGGTGAGGTGGTGGCCTCGTTCGCGCTGACCGAACCCGGTGCCGGGTCGAACCCGGCGGGCCTGCGCGCCAAGGCGGTCCGTGACGGCGACGGCTGGGTGCTCGACGGCGGGAAACGGTTCATCACCAACGCCCCGATCGCCGATCTGTTCGTGGTGTTCGCCAGGACCCGGCCCGCGGACGAGTCGGGGCCGGGCATCGCGGTGTTCCTGGTACCCGCGGACAGACCCGGCGTGGAGGTCGGGCCCAAGGACGCGAAGATGGGCCAGGAAGGCGCCTGGACCGCGGACGTCACCTTCTCGAACGTCCGGGTGCCCGCGTCGAGCCTGGTCGGCGGTGACGAGGACGCCGGGTACCGCGCGGCGATGACCTCGCTGGCGCGCGGCAGGGTGCACATCGCCGCGCTCGCGGTCGGCACCGCGCAACGCGCACTGGACGAATCGGTCGCCTACGCCGCTTCGGCCACCCAGGGCGGCACGCCGATCGGGGAATTCCAGCTGGTGCAGGCGATGCTGGCGGATCAGCAGACCGGGGTCATGGCCGGGCGCGCGCTGGTGCGCGAGGCGGCGGCGCGCTACGTGTCCGGGGAGGACCGCCGGCTCGGGCCGTCCGCGGCCAAGCTGTACTGCACCGAGATGGCGGGCAAGGTGGCCGATCTGGCGGTGCAGATCCACGGCGGCACCGGCTACATGCGCGAGGTCCCGGTCGAACGGATCTACCGGGACGTCCGGCTGCTGCGGCTCTACGAAGGCACCAGCGAGATCCAGCGGCTCATCATCGGCGGCGGCCTGATCCGCGGAGCGAAGCGGTGA
- a CDS encoding ferritin-like domain-containing protein, translating into MGSVTEYGARYIIPSSATRSFSGRTLQELLQIALRVEFATIPPYLTAMYSIKDKGSEAYQFVRGVVLEEMIHLNLAANLLNAVGGEPELVVPPGRGNPFPPRYPAHLSEDAEDGGPYLQLMAASAELFRSTFMRIEQPAQPDAPPQEAGFSTIGQLYAAILAKFEEYDHDTGKYDAARQSERWNFGNSGGTVIIVRDLDSAKRAINEIVEQGEGADMTGELRDPDYRVREPWGQYEYYGPRADGTYGPVLGTPLELSHYFKFKAIADGTTPLPPTYPMIANPGREKYENALAVELSDLFDHAYSALVDDLQKALRGDKDLFFTRVVPAMRVTLPGLATELMQTTIAPAGYTAADPTAGPAFRYVPARERRRSAALDRLIADLGTGRYRGGSDTLGATLRRIRENQPAADEGEYGDV; encoded by the coding sequence ATGGGCTCTGTCACCGAATACGGTGCTCGCTACATAATTCCGTCCTCGGCGACCAGATCCTTCAGCGGCAGGACGTTGCAGGAACTGCTGCAGATCGCGTTACGGGTCGAGTTCGCGACCATTCCGCCCTACCTGACGGCGATGTATTCGATCAAGGACAAGGGATCGGAGGCGTACCAGTTCGTCCGCGGGGTCGTGTTGGAGGAGATGATCCACCTCAACCTCGCGGCGAACCTCCTCAACGCGGTCGGCGGAGAACCGGAGCTCGTCGTCCCACCCGGCCGCGGGAATCCGTTTCCACCGCGCTATCCCGCTCATCTTTCCGAGGACGCCGAGGACGGCGGCCCCTACCTCCAGCTGATGGCCGCGTCTGCCGAGTTGTTCCGAAGCACCTTCATGCGGATCGAGCAACCCGCGCAGCCGGACGCGCCGCCGCAGGAAGCGGGATTTTCCACCATCGGCCAGCTGTACGCGGCGATTCTCGCCAAATTCGAGGAGTACGACCACGACACCGGCAAATACGACGCGGCGCGGCAGAGCGAGCGCTGGAACTTCGGGAACAGCGGCGGCACCGTCATCATCGTGCGGGACCTCGACTCAGCGAAAAGGGCGATCAACGAGATCGTCGAACAGGGCGAAGGCGCCGACATGACCGGCGAACTGCGCGATCCCGATTACCGGGTTCGCGAGCCGTGGGGGCAGTACGAGTACTACGGGCCGCGTGCCGACGGCACCTACGGCCCGGTACTGGGCACCCCGCTGGAACTGTCGCACTACTTCAAGTTCAAGGCGATCGCCGACGGCACCACCCCGCTTCCCCCGACGTATCCGATGATCGCCAATCCCGGCAGGGAGAAGTACGAGAACGCGCTCGCCGTCGAACTCAGCGATCTGTTCGACCACGCGTACAGCGCGCTGGTCGACGACCTGCAGAAAGCGCTGCGCGGTGACAAGGACCTGTTCTTCACCAGGGTCGTTCCCGCGATGCGGGTGACCCTCCCCGGGCTCGCCACGGAGCTCATGCAGACCACGATCGCCCCCGCGGGCTACACCGCCGCCGATCCGACGGCGGGACCCGCCTTCCGGTACGTGCCCGCGCGGGAGCGCCGGAGATCGGCGGCGCTCGACCGCCTCATCGCGGACCTGGGCACGGGGCGGTACCGCGGCGGGTCGGACACGCTCGGCGCCACCTTGCGCCGCATCAGGGAGAACCAACCCGCGGCCGACGAGGGGGAGTACGGCGATGTCTGA
- a CDS encoding LodA/GoxA family CTQ-dependent oxidase, with the protein MSDHVLEGLAASVSIFPAIGVARVGNTGPGDTTDDYYLPPEGIGRLPTESDGGPPFDVSGFRDRQGRLRKQAATFALYHEDRREPLRIGTALPLPDGGSAQIVDVVWTAHLANKKAAWYQFEGGVGEKGYPPRHPLRNADVRGEDRRGLIIDPGPRTVSTRGTRTGEFDRNDGDGRSTFPPDGPDPDRERITTLGRITAGDDGGLLLLGGAGVAYTTSAAPALGDDDNNDHWWDDVSDGPVSATMVVRVVDQRGEQVGPEHEIRLLDTSWAIVAPPSYAPEVVTLVTLYDTLFDMAVRHEGIRPGIYREGQWQQGYRPHYPTEIEPILRRATEVPWVVAVPPKVHTFDLDRLGTKDPRFDQIRRYLFESLRPPQAPNTLSSPGTGYRLMPYIAGDDISSQQTAKFHTLTPTQYFLLGQWADGNFRTADETPNPMSGPEWHPGHRLTAAALGNSSGPPFSPGIEMGWLSRVPAVYAKPFRFRFAPVANLPVEAGRLSLATDPADGLEPGDVTKYMSVPWQADFNGCAVHESDGHHLWWWPAHRPMFVYARREKPGAVSEKDEWNHVGWIGTVRDQTAADYVAFADRLEMAEHWHELGFVMHNARIGPRDDTEAPDPPRFVEVRRTLPRPGFVLDDHNRPRD; encoded by the coding sequence ATGTCTGACCACGTTCTGGAAGGCCTCGCCGCATCGGTGTCGATCTTCCCGGCCATCGGGGTCGCCAGGGTCGGGAACACCGGGCCGGGCGACACCACCGACGACTACTACCTGCCGCCGGAGGGAATCGGGCGGCTCCCGACGGAAAGCGACGGCGGGCCGCCGTTCGACGTGTCCGGTTTCCGGGACCGGCAGGGCCGTCTCCGCAAGCAGGCCGCGACGTTCGCCCTCTACCACGAAGATCGCCGGGAACCGCTCAGGATCGGCACCGCGCTCCCGCTGCCGGACGGCGGGAGCGCCCAGATCGTCGACGTCGTGTGGACCGCGCACCTGGCCAACAAGAAGGCGGCCTGGTACCAGTTCGAGGGCGGGGTGGGCGAGAAGGGTTATCCGCCAAGGCATCCGCTACGCAACGCGGACGTCCGCGGCGAGGACCGGCGCGGGCTCATCATCGACCCCGGCCCGCGCACGGTCAGCACGAGGGGGACCAGGACCGGCGAATTCGACCGGAACGACGGGGACGGGCGCAGCACCTTCCCGCCGGACGGCCCGGATCCGGACCGGGAGCGGATCACCACGCTCGGGCGGATCACGGCAGGGGACGACGGCGGGCTGCTCCTGCTCGGCGGGGCCGGGGTCGCCTACACCACCAGCGCCGCGCCCGCGCTCGGCGACGATGACAACAACGACCACTGGTGGGACGACGTCTCCGACGGGCCGGTGTCGGCCACGATGGTGGTGCGGGTGGTCGACCAGCGGGGCGAGCAGGTCGGGCCGGAGCACGAGATCCGCCTGCTCGACACGTCGTGGGCGATCGTCGCCCCGCCGTCCTACGCCCCGGAGGTCGTCACCCTGGTCACGCTGTACGACACCCTGTTCGACATGGCGGTCCGGCACGAGGGCATCCGGCCGGGCATCTACCGCGAAGGGCAGTGGCAGCAGGGGTACCGGCCGCACTACCCGACCGAGATCGAACCGATCCTGCGCCGCGCCACCGAGGTCCCGTGGGTGGTCGCGGTGCCGCCCAAGGTGCACACCTTCGACCTCGACCGGCTGGGCACCAAGGATCCCCGGTTCGACCAGATCCGCCGCTACCTGTTCGAGTCGCTGCGGCCGCCGCAGGCCCCGAACACGCTCAGCTCGCCCGGCACCGGCTACCGGCTGATGCCCTACATCGCGGGCGACGACATCAGCAGCCAGCAGACGGCGAAGTTCCACACCCTCACCCCGACCCAGTACTTCCTGCTCGGCCAGTGGGCCGACGGGAACTTCCGCACCGCGGACGAGACGCCCAACCCGATGTCCGGCCCGGAGTGGCATCCGGGGCACCGGCTGACCGCGGCCGCGCTCGGCAACAGCTCGGGGCCGCCGTTCTCGCCGGGGATCGAGATGGGCTGGCTCTCGCGGGTGCCCGCGGTCTACGCCAAGCCGTTCCGGTTCCGCTTCGCGCCGGTCGCGAACCTGCCGGTGGAGGCGGGCAGGCTGAGCCTGGCCACCGATCCGGCGGACGGGCTCGAGCCCGGTGACGTCACGAAGTACATGTCCGTGCCGTGGCAGGCCGATTTCAACGGCTGCGCGGTGCACGAGAGCGACGGGCACCATCTCTGGTGGTGGCCCGCGCATCGGCCGATGTTCGTCTACGCCAGGCGGGAGAAGCCCGGCGCGGTGTCCGAAAAGGACGAATGGAACCACGTCGGGTGGATCGGTACCGTTCGCGACCAGACCGCCGCGGACTACGTGGCCTTCGCCGATCGGCTCGAGATGGCCGAGCACTGGCACGAACTCGGGTTCGTCATGCACAACGCGCGGATCGGTCCGCGCGATGACACCGAGGCCCCGGATCCGCCGCGGTTCGTCGAAGTGCGGCGGACGCTGCCGCGCCCGGGTTTCGTGCTCGACGACCACAACCGGCCGCGTGACTAG
- a CDS encoding NAD(P)/FAD-dependent oxidoreductase, translated as MTRVVVLGAGPAGTSAAIALRRAGYEVVLVDPAGVTAGESVPPSITTALGLLGLGTAELDREHPRSLGTASEWGAPGLAHRDYLLDGLGPGWHLDRARFDRMLRATAVAAGAVLVPDRHRAASRTPSGWSITCRATRLTADVVVDATGRRAAFATARGARRWFADRLVGVTAIVPDPSVRGHVVLEAAENGWWYASPQPGDRSVIAWLSDVDLLRRDGCARPAPWLAALRRTRHIGAPPDEPALTVRDARSHLLVPDAGRDWIAVGDAAMALDPLSSAGIAEAIRSGVLAADLIATRRLGHERGLGRRFADYLRQRRDLYRLERRWISPFWTRRWAVTTPRPR; from the coding sequence GTGACTAGGGTCGTCGTGCTCGGGGCGGGACCGGCCGGGACGAGCGCCGCGATCGCGTTGCGGCGCGCCGGGTACGAGGTCGTCCTTGTCGACCCGGCCGGGGTGACGGCGGGCGAGTCGGTCCCGCCCTCGATCACCACCGCGCTGGGTCTTCTCGGCCTCGGCACGGCCGAGCTCGACCGGGAACACCCGCGCTCGCTCGGCACCGCGTCGGAATGGGGTGCGCCCGGTCTGGCGCATCGCGACTACCTGCTCGACGGCCTCGGTCCCGGATGGCATCTGGACCGCGCGCGGTTCGACCGAATGTTGCGCGCCACCGCCGTCGCCGCTGGCGCGGTACTCGTGCCGGATCGCCACCGCGCCGCCAGCCGCACCCCGTCGGGCTGGTCCATCACCTGCCGTGCGACGCGGTTGACCGCGGACGTCGTCGTCGACGCGACCGGGCGCCGTGCCGCGTTCGCCACCGCGCGAGGGGCACGGCGGTGGTTCGCCGACCGGCTGGTCGGCGTCACCGCGATCGTGCCGGACCCCTCGGTGCGAGGTCATGTCGTGCTCGAAGCGGCCGAAAACGGGTGGTGGTACGCGTCGCCGCAGCCGGGCGACCGGTCGGTGATCGCGTGGCTGTCCGACGTCGATCTCCTCCGCCGTGACGGGTGTGCGCGCCCGGCACCGTGGTTGGCGGCGCTCCGGCGGACCCGCCACATCGGCGCGCCGCCGGACGAGCCGGCGCTGACCGTCCGGGACGCCCGATCCCACTTGCTCGTGCCGGACGCGGGCCGGGACTGGATCGCCGTCGGGGACGCCGCGATGGCGCTGGATCCGTTGAGCAGTGCGGGAATCGCGGAGGCGATCAGATCGGGCGTGCTGGCCGCGGACCTCATCGCGACGCGGCGGCTGGGGCACGAACGCGGCCTCGGCCGCCGGTTCGCGGACTACCTCCGGCAGCGCCGCGACCTGTACCGCCTCGAACGCCGCTGGATCAGTCCATTTTGGACGAGGCGATGGGCGGTCACCACACCGCGACCGCGGTGA
- a CDS encoding MarR family winged helix-turn-helix transcriptional regulator produces the protein MAGKSGGERPLAESSAFRLTVLGTHLANDFAEHLRAAELTPKHLGMLTMVEQGFATTQDDVARLMRVSPSLVVRLADHLEQRGLIDRSRDPANRRRHIISVTARGRSVLDEAGSYAATLDAWLAESLGPRLDRELAGALARLMGRLTEG, from the coding sequence ATGGCAGGGAAGAGCGGTGGCGAACGACCGTTGGCCGAGTCCTCGGCGTTCCGGCTCACGGTGCTGGGCACGCACCTGGCCAACGACTTCGCCGAGCACCTCCGCGCCGCGGAGCTGACGCCGAAGCACCTCGGCATGCTCACGATGGTCGAGCAGGGGTTCGCCACGACCCAGGACGACGTCGCGCGGCTCATGCGCGTGAGCCCCAGCCTGGTCGTCCGGCTCGCGGACCACCTGGAGCAGCGCGGCCTGATCGACCGGTCCCGCGATCCGGCCAACCGGCGACGGCACATCATCTCGGTCACCGCGCGGGGAAGGTCCGTGCTCGACGAGGCTGGCTCCTACGCGGCGACGCTCGACGCCTGGCTGGCCGAAAGCCTCGGCCCTCGGCTCGATCGGGAGCTGGCCGGTGCGCTCGCCCGCTTGATGGGGCGGCTCACCGAGGGGTGA
- a CDS encoding CaiB/BaiF CoA transferase family protein, giving the protein MTAPSPSGSLRGVRVLDLSRVLAGPLCTQMLADHGAEVIKVEPPSGDETRTWGPPFLTATMSAYHAGLNRNKTNLCLDLSTPGGQRVLDRLLGDADVVVENFKAGTLAGWGFSDEVLAERFPRLIHCRITGFGVDGPMGAMPGYDAVLQAYSGLMSVNGEPSGPPLRVGVPVVDMVTGIYAFSGVLLALNDRHSTGRGQLVDCALLDTAISLLHPHSPSWLASGEIPRRTGSAHPAIAPYDTFDARDGLIFIGAGNDRQFRQLAEVLELPEIAADPRFTTNADRVRNVAALRPPLADRIGALARHELGRALLRRGVPATPVHDVGEAMTDPQVLHREMVVELDGYRGGGIPIKLSRTAGAVRTAPREQGADTARILASLGYTDEQITALVEADIACTATETAVTPR; this is encoded by the coding sequence TTGACCGCCCCCTCCCCCAGCGGCAGCCTCCGCGGCGTCCGCGTGCTGGACCTTTCCCGCGTGCTCGCCGGGCCGCTGTGCACGCAGATGCTCGCCGATCACGGCGCCGAGGTGATCAAGGTCGAGCCGCCGTCCGGTGACGAGACCCGTACGTGGGGCCCGCCGTTCCTGACCGCGACGATGAGCGCCTACCACGCGGGGCTCAACCGCAACAAAACGAATCTGTGCCTCGATCTCAGCACACCCGGCGGCCAGCGGGTGTTGGACCGCCTCCTCGGAGACGCGGACGTCGTGGTGGAGAACTTCAAGGCGGGCACCCTGGCCGGATGGGGCTTTTCCGACGAGGTGCTCGCGGAACGGTTCCCGCGGCTGATCCACTGCCGTATCACCGGATTCGGCGTGGACGGGCCGATGGGGGCGATGCCCGGTTACGACGCCGTGCTGCAGGCGTACAGCGGGCTGATGAGCGTGAACGGCGAACCGTCGGGGCCTCCGTTGCGCGTCGGCGTGCCGGTCGTCGACATGGTCACCGGGATCTACGCGTTCTCCGGTGTGCTGCTCGCGCTCAACGACCGGCACTCGACCGGACGGGGCCAGCTCGTCGACTGCGCGCTGCTCGACACCGCGATCTCGTTGCTGCACCCGCATTCGCCGTCCTGGCTGGCCTCCGGCGAGATCCCGCGGCGCACCGGATCGGCGCACCCGGCGATCGCCCCCTACGACACGTTCGACGCTCGCGACGGCCTGATCTTCATCGGCGCCGGTAACGATCGCCAGTTCCGCCAGCTCGCCGAGGTGCTGGAGCTGCCGGAAATCGCCGCGGACCCCCGTTTCACCACCAACGCCGACCGGGTGCGCAACGTCGCCGCGCTGCGCCCGCCCCTGGCCGACCGGATCGGCGCGCTGGCACGGCACGAGCTCGGCCGCGCGCTCCTGCGACGCGGGGTACCGGCGACTCCGGTGCACGACGTCGGCGAGGCGATGACCGATCCCCAGGTACTGCACCGGGAAATGGTCGTCGAACTCGACGGCTACCGCGGCGGCGGGATCCCGATCAAGCTGAGCCGGACCGCTGGCGCGGTCCGCACCGCCCCGCGCGAGCAGGGTGCCGACACCGCCCGCATCCTCGCCTCGCTCGGGTACACCGACGAGCAGATCACCGCCCTCGTCGAGGCCGATATCGCCTGCACGGCAACGGAAACCGCCGTCACCCCTCGGTGA
- a CDS encoding acyl-CoA dehydrogenase family protein, giving the protein MHFELTRDQQALRAGARELARGFPDEYWADCDAHGKFPWDFYNAFAEGGWLGIAIPEEYGGGGLGISEAALLLEEIAASGAGMNGCSTMHLSIFGLNTIVKHGSEQLRAEILPAAADGSLHVCFGVTEPEAGTDTTRITTFAEKTAGGYLVNGRKVWITKAGDSQKMVLIARTTRREQVERATDGMSLFLVDLDPAHVRLSAIPKLGRNAVSSYEVVIEDLFVPESARIGEEGQGFRYLLDGLNPERILLAHEALGIGRAALDRAVRYAKERVVFERPIGQNQGIAFPLAEAVTRLDAAELMARNAAWRYDQGLPCGREANMAKWLCADAGFTTADQAIQTHGGMGYAREYHVERYFRESRILRLAPVSQEMVLNYVSAHVLGLPKSY; this is encoded by the coding sequence TTGCACTTCGAACTGACCCGGGACCAGCAGGCCCTGCGCGCCGGGGCACGCGAACTGGCCCGCGGCTTCCCCGACGAGTACTGGGCCGACTGCGACGCGCACGGCAAGTTCCCGTGGGACTTCTACAACGCCTTCGCCGAGGGCGGCTGGCTCGGGATCGCGATCCCGGAGGAGTACGGCGGCGGCGGGCTCGGCATCAGCGAGGCGGCACTGCTGCTGGAGGAGATCGCCGCGTCCGGCGCGGGCATGAACGGGTGCAGCACCATGCACCTGTCCATCTTCGGGCTGAACACCATCGTCAAGCACGGCAGCGAACAGCTCCGCGCCGAGATCCTCCCCGCGGCCGCCGACGGCTCGCTGCACGTCTGCTTCGGGGTCACCGAGCCCGAAGCGGGCACCGACACCACCAGGATCACCACGTTCGCCGAGAAGACCGCGGGCGGTTACCTGGTCAACGGGCGCAAGGTGTGGATCACCAAGGCAGGCGACTCGCAGAAGATGGTGCTCATCGCCAGGACCACGCGACGGGAACAAGTGGAGCGCGCCACCGACGGCATGTCCCTGTTCCTCGTCGACCTCGATCCGGCCCACGTCCGGCTCAGCGCGATCCCGAAGCTCGGCCGCAACGCGGTGTCGTCCTACGAGGTCGTCATCGAGGACCTGTTCGTCCCGGAGAGCGCGCGGATCGGCGAGGAGGGCCAAGGATTCCGCTACCTGCTCGACGGCCTCAATCCCGAACGGATCCTGCTGGCGCACGAAGCGCTGGGGATCGGCAGGGCCGCACTGGACCGCGCCGTGCGCTACGCGAAGGAACGCGTGGTCTTCGAACGGCCCATCGGCCAGAACCAGGGCATCGCCTTTCCGCTCGCCGAAGCCGTCACCCGGCTCGACGCCGCGGAACTGATGGCGCGCAACGCCGCGTGGCGGTACGACCAGGGCCTGCCCTGCGGCAGAGAGGCGAACATGGCGAAATGGCTCTGCGCCGACGCCGGGTTCACCACCGCGGACCAAGCCATCCAGACCCACGGCGGGATGGGATACGCCAGGGAATACCACGTGGAGCGGTACTTCCGGGAGTCGCGCATCCTCCGCCTCGCCCCGGTCAGCCAGGAAATGGTGCTGAACTACGTGTCCGCCCATGTGCTCGGCCTGCCCAAATCCTACTGA